Part of the Episyrphus balteatus chromosome X, idEpiBalt1.1, whole genome shotgun sequence genome, GAAGCGGATAATACTCGCTCTAAAACCCTATTGATTCCACTGAGATCAATATCTATCTCTTAAAGGGGAATGGTTTTTACCCAGAAGAAGAATCTAGAAAGTAACTCTCACTGGGTATTAGTTAGGAGTATTCATGAAAAGGTATAAATTCTTGGTAAAAGTCTTGGTTGGTaagtactctgctattcacgtGAATCTCAGATCCAATTCACACAATCGATTTACTTGTCATTCTGCTATCCATCATGTGAACTGCACTATCAAACCCCTATTTGATTTCAACGTGAAcgtcaacataaaaaaaaaaatggcgacgaagtaaattgggatagaaaataaaaacaaaaagaacccATAACATACTATAAATGCTTGGTTCGTTCAACATTCGTTAAGCATATGCCGTGGGATTTAAACTGTACTCTAGCACTTCAGGTTTCTTAAATATTAGAAACAAAACCCCGCTTTTATGCTGTTTTTGAAGCAATATTTTAACGTAAGGCAAtctttttcaactaaatttgTTACGTTACATAAACGAACTTGTTTTTTTTCCATAATTCGGTTTAAATCTTCTAAATGTCACTTTTCTTCtccgaaatattttaaatttaagttgatAGGTTTGGTTTTTATACCTTTAATAAATTGATCTAAAAATATTCCTAAGTATTTGTTCCTGGAACaattcgatttttaaaattttagatctgctatcgtttttgagatatatgtACAAGTATTTTTTGCGTGTAgaattaatttgcaaaaatggAAGGGACCGAACTGTTAAGCAGAGATGCAATTTTTCATGACAATaataattttagaggctttgtCAATTCCTCGAAAGAGGCAGAATTTACTGAATAAAATTTAGGACAACTTTCTCACAGTATGTGTAATAACAacactaaaatttcaaaaattgcactTCGAATTAGTTGATCATATCCGCACAAAAGAGTTATCGCTCTTTTTGCAGGACAAGGCAGAAACTATTATTATGTGGGAGATCAGCATTGACTATTTCAAATCATGTCAAATCTTCAAAATCCTTCCATTGAACGATAAAATTCTTGTTTTTACTTTCATGACGAGGACTAGGtataatgattttgatttttagcttctTCATTCATACTTTCTTCTCTCACATATTTCTGAAGCTATCTCTCCTTTCTGAacattctttctttctttctttctttctttctctctttctctctctctctctctctctctctatcttTATCTTCTCTCTTCTCTCTTAAATTCTCTTTATCTCAATCACTCATATCCTCTCTCACTCTTCCAATGAATAAAGGGTTCACATTATACAGATCGATTATCAAGTATAGCTTGGTTGATTCAATTTTGAAGAAAGAGAACTCTTCGTCAACTCTTATCAAGAAAATTTCATTCTGTTTTTTGTTCACAGAGTTCAGATTTCgtaaaaaatgcacaaaaattagaaaatggcAATTTTTGACGATTGTGATTAAGATATAATTTTTGAtggatttaaatttctttatagcatttaaaatatttatttgtgtattttattaaCGATAGTTTTCAGAAATGGGTGAAAGAGTTGCTGGTCGAACCAGCAATACCAGTTGCGGACATTATTGACTAGAAGCTGAATAATGGGGAAAATTTGAAATTGAGAGCTGTAGCCTTATCCATTTCGAAACTTAATTTTTGcccaaccaaaataaaaataaatgtttttgttttctttattattatgtGAATTTCCATTTGCCATAaaatatcaattattttttatcttcCAAATCATCAAATTTCCAAGATCTCGACTTTTAACGAGATTTATCCCTATATTTGCAAAAGCACTTTCACACACCgctgttttttgacatttatgtgaacattttgtttttgtaaatttttgattAGGTTTTTTTATATGGAATAATTGCTCACACAAAGTTACGAATAAATATAAATCTTTTAGTATAATCCATTTGCCACAAGAGATCATTGGATTTGATTCCCGgagtaacttttttgtttattttttttttcacaaaaagaactaaataaatcttgagaaaaagttttgatattttctaattacacaccaaaacgaaaaaataatgattgtacTAGTAATAACATTGTATGAGGAATGTTTTCAGCTGAAAGTACAAAAGAGGAAGTCAATTTTTAGTTCAACTCCAGAAGTGATACTCGATAGCATGTTTGTTCAATGTGAgcattaactattttttattaatcaagCGATGCCTGGCAAGTAAATTGTATGATGTGAACTCTCATTATCACTGATTCTTGTTCTCACCGATCCAACATGGCGAGATGGATCGAATTCGATTCAATTCGATCTTTTCTTTGTAGAACGTACTCATACTTTCTCTCTACTCTTTTACACACTCACTCCCTCTTCAACTAACATCCTCTCTTTCATACACTCTCTTCTTTATATAGTTTCCTACGAACACTCTCATTTCTTCTCTCACTCACTCATACTTTTCCGTGACTCTGAGGCACTTATGTTCTCTCCAAGTTTCATACAACCCATGGTATAATGAGAGAGTTTTCTTATACCATGCATACAACCGTATTCTAGTAATCGATTCAGGTGAAATGAAAAGGGTTTAAATGGGGGTCAACTTAAGGGTAGGAAATCTGCGTTAGTACAATCATCTTTCAAAAAGAAACAGTAACAACGCGTTTTCAAAGCGTTGGCGTTTTTCAAGGCCAATTTGAcgttaaatgaagtgaattaaAAGTTCACGTGAATCGGATAGAAGAATAAGGCTGATGTAATAGTACCTTTTCAACACTGTCTCAAAATCTCTCTCACACACTCTTATATTCTCTGACATACTCACATTCCCTCATTTCTCTCATTCATATACATTATACAGGGTGGCTAATGAACAATacatttaagtaaattttttttgcacataTAATTTTAATACTGTTTATTTCACTTCAAagattattcaattttattttatttattataaatacataaatacatatatactacatattttataaaaatagtgcctgaaaacttaaagaaaaaatttttatcaattattAATTAAGTATGTAGATTATTTTAAAACACCCAAATCTGTTGCTCTGTTTCTTATATAGTGAAGCAAGTCCAAAATAATAACATATTCTTcacattttcattaaatttttcatgttcTTAACACTTTTTTATCTGTCTCAGAAATCTCCGAAAAAAAGTGAGAGCTCATCTGAGCTTTTTTGTCTCAATTAAAAAATCTCTGAGCCCTCAGAGATCTCTCTTTGTGGGACGCACCGAATAACTACACAAAAAAGATCGGATGCAGTCATGGTATAAGACAATGTAATATCATTAGCGTTTCATTTTCGTTCCCTTTTGCACATCATAAGCTTATGACGTTTGATTTATCAAAGTCAAAAGCGACAAAAATTTCCAagacaaacaacaacaatttcaataggAAAGCTGTCAAAAACTTAGGAAGCCATCTGACAGTTGTCGATACTGACTATCTGCGCATGATATTTGGTCTTATTgtgaattccattcgtatcggaaatttgctGGGATTCCCGGAAAATAATCACggattgaaataaatttgtaaacgtTGCAGtgtgtactcttttttttctttctggaCCGTGTAAagaaagttaaaattattttctttcgcGTTTTAATCATATGTTACATTGTTTCGCCAGGAGCATGTGAGGAAAAAAGTAGGCTTTTTTCGTCACTGCTTAAGACTAGTTTATTGACTTAGGAAGCGAGAATAGCATAGATATTTAAATTCGATGATTGCGTACAAAATTTTGTCCAGTACTGTGCCAACCACTGTATATTTGTATTCACATCCACACTCCACATACACTTATTCACACAATCTTTCTGATTTACCCATGTTTACATTCTTCACACATTCTCTTATACACTCTCTGTCTTATACTCTCTCTCGCCGACTTTCATTACACTATACTCTCTGATATTCGCACACTATATTTCTCACTCTTTCTTTATAAAATACTCTTTCATAAAACACACTCTCAAATCATCTTACGCTCGTTCTTGCTCTCTCTCTTTCATCTGATTCAAAAATCCCTAATATTCAGTCAAACCAACCAAGCAAACCAAAAACTAATTACCTTATTATCAAAAGAGTCATTACCGGACGGATTAATGGCCGGTGCTGGCTTGCACATGTCATCAATGTGTGCGTTTTGTGCTCGttgcaaatttttgtatttgctcCTTCGTTCTAAAAATTGTTTAGCAAATTCAGTGAATTCTTTGCTCTcgcctaaataaaaataaatatataaaatattgttgaataaaaaataaactaattaaaCATTTTACCTAAATACATTCGAACATAATCCTTTACTTCAAAAGGTGACTCCAAGTCTTGTAGAAAAGTAACAAAAGTTGGgactgaaataaaatttaaacaagaatttaatagaatacaaaaaagaaaagtaaagaAAACATACCATCAACTTTGGTATTCATGTTGTTCAAAGTCTTTATACACCAACCGTTAAATTCACTGCGGAAGTCATCGTTTTTATTGACATGGTTATTGGCAACATTGGTCGATGGTACAGGATTTTGCGACGACGACGGAATATTGGACGAACTGGCTGATCCAGTAATACTTTTGTTATTACCCTTTTGTTTGCTTCTGTCGTTTGTATTGCTATTtccttgttgttgtttgttggcTGCAACATTTTGTTGCTTCGAATTGTTGCCCGAATTATTATTAGACACATTAATATTTGTCCAAGTTGACGATGACGTATTAACCATGTTTGAGACAGTTTGACTTTTGCTCAAATTACGACCGCCAGTAGATGCTGCTGAAGACGATGATGTATTTGCTACAGCAGATGCTGAATTAGAGACATTCTGTTTGTTGATAACATTCGAGTTATGTCCAACAGCCTTAACAACTGATGAGGATGTAGGAGCTACTGTTGATGACAATGAATTGTTAGGGAATTTAACGGGTTCTTCCCAGAAGCCGGAGGTACTGTTAGTAGAGCCCCAAACCTTAGAACTCCAAATCATAGCAAATGGATTTGAAGAGGAATTATTATTAGTAGCTGTGGAACTAGCTTGTTCTTGTTCCTTACGACGTTGCATCTCAGCATTTGCAGCTTGATCAGAAGCCAAACGTTTGGCTTCTTCTGCTTGAATTTCTGCAAGTGACTTTACAGCAACAGGTGCTGCATTCCACTTGAGTACGTTGTCCGATGCTTCAGCTGCTGCGGCTATGCGCATTTGCTTGTCCATTAGCTCCATTAAGCGCTGTTGGTCAGCGCGTCTTTCACGACGTTCGGCTTTTTGGATCTCAACCAAGCTCGGTCCGGGTACAGATGCAGTTGTGGCATGAGTATTTGTGGACCACGGGGCTACAGAAGTCTGCATGCGTTCCTGTTTTGACATTGCAATGCCAGGTCCTGATACGCCGGAACTTGGCTTACCGTTAGCAGTCAAATTAGAACTCGATCCACCACTAGCACTGCTAAGCATTGCCTTACGGCGATGAGCGTGGATTTCCTTCTGTCGCTCCTTCTCCTCAGAGGCTTGGCGACGTTTCTCTTCTTCGGCTAATTGCAATCGCTTCTTTTCATCCTCTTGTTGTTGAcgtttcttttcttctttttgtttgcGCTTCTCCTCGGCGGCTTCTTTGCGACGTTCCTCTTCAGTAAGAGCAGCAACCATCTGCGATGCCTGttgcttatttttgtttaaggaaTCAACTAGTTTATCATTTGTCGACTTTTGTTGTTTACCGTTgcgtttgttgttgttctgCGGAGCAATTGCTTGATTTCCACCCGCAACTAATGGCTGTTGCGTTTGTTGTTTAGCAGTAATATGGGCCTCCTCTTGATGGGATTTCAATTTATCgttatttttattcttgttttggCTGTTGTTGTTTTCAAATACAACTACCTTAGCCTCTATGGGATGACTGGTCGATGAGATTGCAGCAATAGGGACATTAGCATTTTCTTCGACTAACATTTCCTCTTCCTTGAGTTTTCCCATGACGATGTTGCTATTTGAATCTTGattttgctgctgctgctgggaTTGCTGCTGTGAAAGAGATGGTTGCAAGGGCTGCTGTTGTTGTGGTTGCGGTTGCTGCTGCATTGgcacaaaattattttccatcTTAGGGTGCATAACATCCACGTGTTGTGTTGGCTGTGGTTGtgtttgttgctgttgttgcatCAACAATTGTTGGTTACCAGGATCAGCATTAGCCCACAAGGTGACAGGAGGCTTACCCACTACTGTCGCCTGGAGCTGCTGTTGTTGTGCTACAGCAGCGGGACCTGCTAAAATTGGCCATTGATTTGGAACAACCGTTGGAGGTTGTTGCTGTGGGGTCGGCTGCTGCTGAGATGGTTGCTGAGGAATTTGTCCATGTGGCATCATGTGCTGTGGCCATTGTGGAATCATATTAACTACCGAGCCTGCCATTACTTGTGGACCTCCACGAGCGAGCATTTCTGACCCAAAATCATTTGGTGGAGGATGTGGGGCTTGTACCCGCCCAGTTCTAAGACTACCTTGTCGTAACATCATACGCAGATTTAATTCATTCAATATGTCAGCGTTAAGCTGTTCTTCACCAGGAGCACTGCTGCCAGATCCATCGATTTGTGTATAAGCAGCTCTATAGGAAACATtctgaaattgttgttgttgctgttgttgttgctgaagGTAATCATCCTGCTCTAGGAACGTTTGTgcttgttgctgctgttgaacttgctgctgctgttgaacTTGCTGCTGTTGTACTTGCTGTTGATGTTGTacctgctgctgctgttgttgttgctgctgatgctgctgctgttgttgttgttgttgctgttgttgctgctgctgttgttgctgttgttgctgctgttgttgttgctgttgttgctgatgTTGTATGTGTTGTTGCTGAAATTGTTGTAATTGTGCCTCAAGCGGAGACATTCCATAAGAATCTTTCTTGGAGCATTCCGCAATAACATCGTACAATTGATTTCCTGCAGCAGGATTCAATGATGCCAGCGAGTTACTAAGCCCAGTGAAACTCGTCAAATGCTCTGGCAAACCAAGCATGTGTACTTTTTGTCTGACAATTGCGGTTTTTTCATTCGGTGGCAGACGATTAAATGACTCCTTCGTCGAGAATTCAGCCAATACGACCATCTCTTGATGTCGAATATATTGCTCTTGGAGCATTTGAAAATGTACATTCAACATGTGCGATACATCCATGGGATTTATCATATTCTTAACAGCGCCACTAAGTGCATCAGCAGTGGCAGTAACACTTCCCTTCAGATCACTGCTATTAGGACCATTTACCATCCCAGCACTTGGCGGAGCTTCTTTCTGAAGTTGGTGCGAAGCAGCTTCATGAGTTGGAAGAGGAATTATTGGAATAGGGTTTGACATGGAGGGCATTTCTGCGGCCTGCAATGGTGGAATCAAATGCGATGATTGGAATGGCATTTGACCACATAACTTGATCAAATCACCCAGTGCTGCAAATCTGCTGTCGCACATGCGGCGCACATACAAATTCTCATCAAAATATCCAGCCCTATACCACTCGATCATTTCCATAGCTGTGAAGGGACCCTGAACTTTGGATTGCGGATCACGATAATACCACAACTCGTTGTTAGGTTTTGTTATGGGTGGTGGCAACATTCGGGTTCCAGGTGGGGGAGCACttactgctgctgctgcagcaACTGCAGctgcttgttgttgttgcaaaTGATGCTGTTGCAAAATCGGGTCAACTACTGGAAGGAACATCGGCTTATTATTCAGAGCTTGATTCTTATACATGGCAGCTACTTTGGAAGCATTTGATACCACTTGTGGCGAGGAAAGTACAGCAACGTTTTGTGGAGCCACTTTGGCTGGAGCATTAGTTGAACTATTTGTCGAACATATAGGTTTTTGGTCCTTTGGTCCTTGAGTTGAATCATTGTCGTCGTCCATGATTAATTTTTCGACCATATCGTCAGCAACTTCCTGCATTCGATCAGATAATTCGGTCAATGGAATCTTATGCGATGACTGTTGTAATAAAGAACTATTTGCAGTGGAGTTTGGTGTCGAAGTGTTCTGCGTAATAAGCTGAGATGGAGAGGTTCTGCTGTTTATCGATGGCGGAGTTTCTGATAAATTCTCTTCACCAACACTAGTTTCTAGTTTATTTGAGGTCGAAATATTTTCCTCAGCAGAATGATGCTCACTTATCTGGGTTTTTTCTGGCAAATTATCATCATTGAATGCTCGTTGTTGTTCGGCAATATCACTTTCTTTGGAGTTTTTATTGTTCAGCATTTCACCATCGGCCTGCTGGTCCTCCTTGTGTAGTTGCTTTTTGTCAAAAGACCTTTTATTTAGATCATCTTCGTTTGACTTCTTCCGATTGGAACCAGAAGAACTAGAAGTAGTCGACGAACAACCGCTTCCTGCTCCGCCTCCACCACCACGTAGACGACGtttttcttcatcttcatctaaGGAACCATGAAAAGCTCCGCTAGCATCAAATGTCCCACCGCTATCGGTGGGATTTTCCATTGCCCATTCCGGTAACATGTCTTCAGTGTCCCATTGatgatttaaatttgaattttggtgATGATGGCGGTTGT contains:
- the LOC129920602 gene encoding GIGYF family protein Gyf isoform X1 yields the protein MTDSMKFGPEWLRNMATDMTNNQNSGGGGSGIGGGGGGGGSSSTSSASSTNSNNNGTNNSYQFGQQHQNMQQHQQIPQLQQVRGLFPEFRYGREEMLSLFNKNCTMPEILPSFKKLFIDKVQYPLALTPSTEEEIFTSIAPTPTQRPQWLQRSPVAFNAAPRGTGRGGSVDRGRMRGKSIYHPIFPRPTPMFEDDARNLKPERGWTERNGGAGDGSSVGVPDWTVSPSSSPRKDFSSHPARNLENWRRSRHDEEGSGSVGGSGPPIGGGVNSGLVNSGSGTGGDGWRGSGTNNFGNNRWGRSTSWRDDDGGNGVVDANAYNIPQMQRSYSTIGTTERTYFSGLSKSSSLTSATGGGGGSLTGDGSKPSSNNRHHHQNSNLNHQWDTEDMLPEWAMENPTDSGGTFDASGAFHGSLDEDEEKRRLRGGGGGAGSGCSSTTSSSSGSNRKKSNEDDLNKRSFDKKQLHKEDQQADGEMLNNKNSKESDIAEQQRAFNDDNLPEKTQISEHHSAEENISTSNKLETSVGEENLSETPPSINSRTSPSQLITQNTSTPNSTANSSLLQQSSHKIPLTELSDRMQEVADDMVEKLIMDDDNDSTQGPKDQKPICSTNSSTNAPAKVAPQNVAVLSSPQVVSNASKVAAMYKNQALNNKPMFLPVVDPILQQHHLQQQQAAAVAAAAAVSAPPPGTRMLPPPITKPNNELWYYRDPQSKVQGPFTAMEMIEWYRAGYFDENLYVRRMCDSRFAALGDLIKLCGQMPFQSSHLIPPLQAAEMPSMSNPIPIIPLPTHEAASHQLQKEAPPSAGMVNGPNSSDLKGSVTATADALSGAVKNMINPMDVSHMLNVHFQMLQEQYIRHQEMVVLAEFSTKESFNRLPPNEKTAIVRQKVHMLGLPEHLTSFTGLSNSLASLNPAAGNQLYDVIAECSKKDSYGMSPLEAQLQQFQQQHIQHQQQQQQQQQQQQQQQQQQQQQQQQQQQQHQQQQQQQQQVQHQQQVQQQQVQQQQQVQQQQQAQTFLEQDDYLQQQQQQQQQFQNVSYRAAYTQIDGSGSSAPGEEQLNADILNELNLRMMLRQGSLRTGRVQAPHPPPNDFGSEMLARGGPQVMAGSVVNMIPQWPQHMMPHGQIPQQPSQQQPTPQQQPPTVVPNQWPILAGPAAVAQQQQLQATVVGKPPVTLWANADPGNQQLLMQQQQQTQPQPTQHVDVMHPKMENNFVPMQQQPQPQQQQPLQPSLSQQQSQQQQQNQDSNSNIVMGKLKEEEMLVEENANVPIAAISSTSHPIEAKVVVFENNNSQNKNKNNDKLKSHQEEAHITAKQQTQQPLVAGGNQAIAPQNNNKRNGKQQKSTNDKLVDSLNKNKQQASQMVAALTEEERRKEAAEEKRKQKEEKKRQQQEDEKKRLQLAEEEKRRQASEEKERQKEIHAHRRKAMLSSASGGSSSNLTANGKPSSGVSGPGIAMSKQERMQTSVAPWSTNTHATTASVPGPSLVEIQKAERRERRADQQRLMELMDKQMRIAAAAEASDNVLKWNAAPVAVKSLAEIQAEEAKRLASDQAANAEMQRRKEQEQASSTATNNNSSSNPFAMIWSSKVWGSTNSTSGFWEEPVKFPNNSLSSTVAPTSSSVVKAVGHNSNVINKQNVSNSASAVANTSSSSAASTGGRNLSKSQTVSNMVNTSSSTWTNINVSNNNSGNNSKQQNVAANKQQQGNSNTNDRSKQKGNNKSITGSASSSNIPSSSQNPVPSTNVANNHVNKNDDFRSEFNGWCIKTLNNMNTKVDVPTFVTFLQDLESPFEVKDYVRMYLGESKEFTEFAKQFLERRSKYKNLQRAQNAHIDDMCKPAPAINPSGNDSFDNKGKQKKIKKSKMTKLDARILGFSVTAAEGRINVGDRDYGDNP
- the LOC129920602 gene encoding GIGYF family protein Gyf isoform X2, whose amino-acid sequence is MTDSMKFGPEWLRNMATDMTNNQNSGGGGSGIGGGGGGGGSSSTSSASSTNSNNNGTNNSYQFGQQHQNMQQHQQIPQLQQVRGLFPEFRYGREEMLSLFNKNCTMPEILPSFKKLFIDKVQYPLALTPSTEEEIFTSIAPTPTRPQWLQRSPVAFNAAPRGTGRGGSVDRGRMRGKSIYHPIFPRPTPMFEDDARNLKPERGWTERNGGAGDGSSVGVPDWTVSPSSSPRKDFSSHPARNLENWRRSRHDEEGSGSVGGSGPPIGGGVNSGLVNSGSGTGGDGWRGSGTNNFGNNRWGRSTSWRDDDGGNGVVDANAYNIPQMQRSYSTIGTTERTYFSGLSKSSSLTSATGGGGGSLTGDGSKPSSNNRHHHQNSNLNHQWDTEDMLPEWAMENPTDSGGTFDASGAFHGSLDEDEEKRRLRGGGGGAGSGCSSTTSSSSGSNRKKSNEDDLNKRSFDKKQLHKEDQQADGEMLNNKNSKESDIAEQQRAFNDDNLPEKTQISEHHSAEENISTSNKLETSVGEENLSETPPSINSRTSPSQLITQNTSTPNSTANSSLLQQSSHKIPLTELSDRMQEVADDMVEKLIMDDDNDSTQGPKDQKPICSTNSSTNAPAKVAPQNVAVLSSPQVVSNASKVAAMYKNQALNNKPMFLPVVDPILQQHHLQQQQAAAVAAAAAVSAPPPGTRMLPPPITKPNNELWYYRDPQSKVQGPFTAMEMIEWYRAGYFDENLYVRRMCDSRFAALGDLIKLCGQMPFQSSHLIPPLQAAEMPSMSNPIPIIPLPTHEAASHQLQKEAPPSAGMVNGPNSSDLKGSVTATADALSGAVKNMINPMDVSHMLNVHFQMLQEQYIRHQEMVVLAEFSTKESFNRLPPNEKTAIVRQKVHMLGLPEHLTSFTGLSNSLASLNPAAGNQLYDVIAECSKKDSYGMSPLEAQLQQFQQQHIQHQQQQQQQQQQQQQQQQQQQQQQQQQQQQHQQQQQQQQQVQHQQQVQQQQVQQQQQVQQQQQAQTFLEQDDYLQQQQQQQQQFQNVSYRAAYTQIDGSGSSAPGEEQLNADILNELNLRMMLRQGSLRTGRVQAPHPPPNDFGSEMLARGGPQVMAGSVVNMIPQWPQHMMPHGQIPQQPSQQQPTPQQQPPTVVPNQWPILAGPAAVAQQQQLQATVVGKPPVTLWANADPGNQQLLMQQQQQTQPQPTQHVDVMHPKMENNFVPMQQQPQPQQQQPLQPSLSQQQSQQQQQNQDSNSNIVMGKLKEEEMLVEENANVPIAAISSTSHPIEAKVVVFENNNSQNKNKNNDKLKSHQEEAHITAKQQTQQPLVAGGNQAIAPQNNNKRNGKQQKSTNDKLVDSLNKNKQQASQMVAALTEEERRKEAAEEKRKQKEEKKRQQQEDEKKRLQLAEEEKRRQASEEKERQKEIHAHRRKAMLSSASGGSSSNLTANGKPSSGVSGPGIAMSKQERMQTSVAPWSTNTHATTASVPGPSLVEIQKAERRERRADQQRLMELMDKQMRIAAAAEASDNVLKWNAAPVAVKSLAEIQAEEAKRLASDQAANAEMQRRKEQEQASSTATNNNSSSNPFAMIWSSKVWGSTNSTSGFWEEPVKFPNNSLSSTVAPTSSSVVKAVGHNSNVINKQNVSNSASAVANTSSSSAASTGGRNLSKSQTVSNMVNTSSSTWTNINVSNNNSGNNSKQQNVAANKQQQGNSNTNDRSKQKGNNKSITGSASSSNIPSSSQNPVPSTNVANNHVNKNDDFRSEFNGWCIKTLNNMNTKVDVPTFVTFLQDLESPFEVKDYVRMYLGESKEFTEFAKQFLERRSKYKNLQRAQNAHIDDMCKPAPAINPSGNDSFDNKGKQKKIKKSKMTKLDARILGFSVTAAEGRINVGDRDYGDNP
- the LOC129920602 gene encoding GIGYF family protein Gyf isoform X3 is translated as MTDSMKFGPEWLRNMATDMTNNQNSGGGGSGIGGGGGGGGSSSTSSASSTNSNNNGTNNSYQFGQQHQNMQQHQQIPQLQQVRGLFPEFRYGREEMLSLFNKNCTMPEILPSFKKLFIDKVQYPLALTPSTEEEIFTSIAPTPTQRPQWLQRSPVAFNAAPRGTGRGGSVDRGRMRGKSIYHPIFPRPTPMFEDDARNLKPERGWTERNGGAGDGSSVGVPDWTVSPSSSPRKDFSSHPARNLENWRRSRHDEEGSGSVGGSGPPIGGGVNSGLVNSGSGTGGDGWRGSGTNNFGNNRWGRSTSWRDDDGGNGVVDANAYNIPQMQRSYSTIGTTERTYFSGLSKSSSLTSATGGGGGSLTGDGSKPSSNNRHHHQNSNLNHQWDTEDMLPEWAMENPTDSGGTFDASGAFHGSLDEDEEKRRLRGGGGGAGSGCSSTTSSSSGSNRKKSNEDDLNKRSFDKKQLHKEDQQADGEMLNNKNSKESDIAEQQRAFNDDNLPEKTQISEHHSAEENISTSNKLETSVGEENLSETPPSINSRTSPSQLITQNTSTPNSTANSSLLQQSSHKIPLTELSDRMQEVADDMVEKLIMDDDNDSTQGPKDQKPICSTNSSTNAPAKVAPQNVAVLSSPQVVSNASKVAAMYKNQALNNKPMFLPVVDPILQQHHLQQQQAAAVAAAAAVSAPPPGTRMLPPPITKPNNELWYYRDPQSKVQGPFTAMEMIEWYRAGYFDENLYVRRMCDSRFAALGDLIKLCGQMPFQSSHLIPPLQAAEMPSMSNPIPIIPLPTHEAASHQLQKEAPPSAGMVNGPNSSDLKGSVTATADALSGAVKNMINPMDVSHMLNVHFQMLQEQYIRHQEMVVLAEFSTKESFNRLPPNEKTAIVRQKVHMLGLPEHLTSFTGLSNSLASLNPAAGNQLYDVIAECSKKDSYGMSPLEAQLQQFQQQHIQHQQQQQQQQQQQQQQQQQQQQQQQQQQQQHQQQQQQQQQVQHQQQVQQQQVQQQQQVQQQQQAQTFLEQDDYLQQQQQQQQQFQNVSYRAAYTQIDGSGSSAPGEEQLNADILNELNLRMMLRQGSLRTGRVQAPHPPPNDFGSEMLARGGPQVMAGSVVNMIPQWPQHMMPHGQIPQQPSQQQPTPQQQPPTVVPNQWPILAGPAAVAQQQQLQATVVGKPPVTLWANADPGNQQLLMQQQQQTQPQPTQHVDVMHPKMENNFVPMQQQPQPQQQQPLQPSLSQQQSQQQQQNQDSNSNIVMGKLKEEEMLVEENANVPIAAISSTSHPIEAKVVVFENNNSQNKNKNNDKLKSHQEEAHITAKQQTQQPLVAGGNQAIAPQNNNKRNGKQQKSTNDKLVDSLNKNKQQASQMVAALTEEERRKEAAEEKRKQKEEKKRQQQEDEKKRLQLAEEEKRRQASEEKERQKEIHAHRRKAMLSSASGGSSSNLTANGKPSSGVSGPGIAMSKQERMQTSVAPWSTNTHATTASVPGPSLVEIQKAERRERRADQQRLMELMDKQMRIAAAAEASDNVLKWNAAPVAVKSLAEIQAEEAKRLASDQAANAEMQRRKEQEQASSTATNNNSSSNPFAMIWSSKVWGSTNSTSGFWEEPVKFPNNSLSSTVAPTSSSVVKAVGHNSNVINKQNVSNSASAVANTSSSSAASTGGRNLSKSQTVSNMVNTSSSTWTNINVSNNNSGNNSKQQNVAANKQQQGNSNTNDRSKQKGNNKSITGSASSSNIPSSSQNPVPSTNVANNHVNKNDDFRSEFNGWCIKTLNNMNTKVDVPTFVTFLQDLESPFEVKDYVRMYLGESKEFTEFAKQFLERRSKYKNLQRAQNAHIDDMCKPAPAINPSGKTEKNKKK